The Bacteroidota bacterium genome includes a region encoding these proteins:
- a CDS encoding aldehyde dehydrogenase family protein — MIEKELHLLGIKENNSGVSTGLNWLKGDGNTIESYSPVDGALIASCTSASRAEYEIIVQTAEKAFKEWRNWPAPKRGEVVRQIGDKLRLHKHALGTLVSYEMGKSLQEGLGEVQEMIDICDFAVGLSRQLYGLTMHSERPLHRMYEQWHPLGIVGIISAFNFPVAVWSWNAALAFVCGDVCIWKPSSKVTMSAIATHKIIAEVFKDNNVPEGVSALMVSHNSIGEEMAKDKRIPLISVTGSTRVGKRIGGIVGERLGKVIQELGGNNAIIITEHANMEIAIRAAIFGAVGTAGQRCTTTRRLIIHASVYDSVINTLRKTYSQLKIGNPLDENNHVGPLIDVKAVEDYTSAIEKAIAEGGNILVEGGVCEGEGYESGCYVKPCIIEAKNEFAIVQHETFAPILYVMKYNTIEEAVAIHNNVPQGLSSAIMSTNILETEYFLSVAGSDCGIANVNIGTSGAEIGGAFGGEKETGGGRESGSDCWKAYMRRQTNTINYSTKLPLAQGIKFDI, encoded by the coding sequence ATGATAGAGAAGGAATTGCACCTTCTTGGAATAAAAGAGAACAATAGTGGTGTGTCAACAGGTTTAAACTGGTTGAAGGGGGATGGAAATACGATAGAAAGTTATTCTCCCGTTGATGGGGCTTTAATTGCAAGTTGCACTTCAGCTTCGAGAGCGGAATATGAAATAATTGTGCAGACTGCCGAAAAGGCATTCAAAGAATGGCGCAACTGGCCGGCACCAAAACGCGGTGAGGTGGTTCGTCAGATCGGTGATAAATTGCGTTTGCATAAACATGCACTCGGAACCTTAGTAAGTTACGAAATGGGAAAAAGTTTGCAGGAAGGTTTAGGAGAAGTGCAGGAAATGATAGATATCTGCGATTTTGCAGTGGGATTAAGTCGCCAGTTATATGGTTTGACCATGCATAGCGAACGTCCTTTACATCGCATGTATGAGCAATGGCATCCGCTCGGCATAGTTGGAATTATTTCCGCATTTAATTTCCCTGTGGCTGTTTGGAGTTGGAATGCAGCACTTGCATTTGTGTGTGGAGATGTTTGTATCTGGAAACCGAGTTCAAAAGTTACCATGAGTGCAATTGCAACACATAAAATAATTGCCGAAGTATTTAAAGATAATAATGTTCCGGAAGGAGTGAGTGCGTTAATGGTATCTCATAATTCTATTGGAGAGGAAATGGCTAAGGATAAACGTATTCCTTTAATTTCAGTTACAGGAAGTACGCGCGTTGGAAAAAGAATTGGTGGAATTGTTGGAGAACGTTTAGGAAAAGTAATTCAGGAATTAGGTGGTAATAATGCCATCATTATTACTGAGCACGCTAATATGGAAATTGCAATTCGCGCTGCTATTTTTGGAGCTGTAGGAACTGCAGGACAACGTTGCACAACTACCCGTAGATTAATTATTCACGCTTCTGTATATGATAGTGTAATAAATACACTAAGAAAAACCTATTCACAATTGAAAATAGGAAATCCATTGGATGAAAATAATCACGTTGGTCCGTTGATAGATGTTAAAGCGGTGGAGGATTATACTTCTGCAATTGAAAAAGCAATTGCGGAGGGCGGAAATATTTTAGTGGAAGGTGGAGTTTGTGAAGGGGAAGGATATGAAAGCGGTTGTTATGTAAAACCATGTATCATTGAAGCGAAAAATGAATTTGCGATCGTCCAACACGAAACTTTTGCGCCTATTTTATATGTGATGAAATACAATACTATTGAAGAAGCCGTTGCTATACACAATAATGTTCCGCAGGGTTTGAGTTCTGCAATTATGTCGACAAATATTTTGGAGACAGAATACTTCTTATCAGTAGCAGGATCAGATTGCGGAATTGCAAATGTAAATATCGGAACAAGCGGCGCAGAGATTGGTGGTGCATTCGGTGGGGAAAAAGAAACCGGTGGCGGACGTGAGAGCGGAAGCGATTGCTGGAAAGCTTACATGCGCAGACAAACAAATACGATTAATTATTCAACAAAATTACCGTTGGCGCAAGGAATTAAATTTGATATTTAA